Proteins encoded together in one Euwallacea similis isolate ESF13 chromosome 12, ESF131.1, whole genome shotgun sequence window:
- the LOC136412387 gene encoding uncharacterized protein produces the protein MREAMAKAKVGNEAACEDPTVNELVATACKILGKPAGIFLISGTMSNVIAYKVHIQRPGDYLLLDETSHPLIVQSGLIAAQAHATPLPIKGTRGIFTGEQIVEFITRPSLRNIPRVGLVSIEQTTNFGGGAVWPLEYIQEISSLCKENDVFTHLDGARLFNACAHTKISPKEYASYFDSVFIDFSKGLGAPMGAILLGSEEFIEKAWYYKFQIGGGMHQAGIISAACLYALHNNVNSLEEDHKKMQHLIEGLDSIDQVIIDIDLYKTNIAYFSLRTNCISTQELINVLMTNYGIRMANIKGKIRAITHRDISYEDINTTVSAIRKILSK, from the coding sequence ATGAGGGAAGCAATGGCTAAAGCAAAAGTTGGAAACGAAGCTGCATGTGAAGATCCAACTGTGAACGAATTAGTGGCAACCGCatgtaaaatattaggtaaACCTGCAGGAATCTTTTTGATTTCAGGAACGATGTCCAATGTAATTGCTTATAAAGTACACATTCAAAGACCTGGTGATTACTTGCTGCTTGATGAAACTTCACACCCGCTCATAGTACAATCTGGCTTGATCGCAGCCCAGGCACATGCCACTCCTTTGCCCATCAAAGGTACGAGAGGAATATTTACTGGAGAACAAATTGTTGAGTTTATTACTCGTCCTAGTTTAAGAAATATTCCGAGAGTTGGGCTTGTTTCTATTGAACAAACGACAAATTTTGGTGGTGGAGCTGTGTGGCCTTTAGAATATATTCAAGAGATCTCAAGTCTCTGCAAGGAGAATGACGTATTCACTCATTTAGATGGAGCAAGACTGTTCAACGCTTGTGCTCATACTAAAATATCTCCAAAGGAGTATGCAAGTTATTTTGATTCGGTATTCATTGATTTTAGTAAAGGATTAGGTGCTCCAATGGGCGCAATATTGCTTGGAAGTGAAGAGTTTATTGAAAAAGCTTGGTACTATAAGTTTCAAATTGGCGGAGGTATGCACCAAGCTGGCATTATTTCAGCTGCATGTTTATATGCTCTacataataatgtaaattcttTAGAAGAagatcataaaaaaatgcagCACCTTATAGAAGGCCTAGACTCCATAGATCAAGTTATAATTGATATCGACCTGTATAAAACTAATATAGCGTATTTTTCATTACGTACTAATTGTATATCTACTCAAGAATTAATAAACGTACTAATGACAAATTATGGAATTAGAATGGCTAACATCAAAGGTAAAATCAGAGCTATAACACATAGAGATATAAGCTATGAAGATATTAATACTACTGTATCTGCTATAAGAAAGATACTAAGTAAGTAA
- the LOC136412388 gene encoding UDP-glucose 6-dehydrogenase-like yields the protein MHITIIGVGYVGLVSGTMLSEQGHKVDCIDINTEKIELLKSGKIPLYEPGLADYLENNIKSRRIRFFDSYFQINPNTEVVFITVDTPSDSLGNANLKNVYNAVSEVSERINQDCLIVIKSTVPPGTAENIHNYLSNKGYNFDLGVNPEFLKQGSAVSDFLYPDRIIIGVKTKLARAKLEVIYRPFIDKNIPLTVTDTVTAEMIKYASNAFLATKVAFINEMAGLCELLGADIDLLANSMGMDHRIGKEFLKAGPGFGGSCFPKDLSALIRLAEDHNVKLQILNSVKESNYNHITNIAKKVEYVLNGVQNKKIAIWGLTFKSGTDDVRNSPAIDIAKLLVNNKAKITAYDPMGMDNARQVLKDIEYADNAIGAARDAEALLLLTEWKEFKNQDFLILKDAMATPNIFDFRNLLDNELLLGYGYNVYSLGKKLSTKFNC from the coding sequence ATGCACATAACTATTATAGGAGTAGGGTATGTAGGCTTAGTATCTGGTACAATGTTATCGGAGCAGGGCCATAAAGTTGATTGCATTGACATAAATACTGAGAAGATTGAACTTTTGAAATCAGGGAAAATTCCCCTATATGAACCTGGATTAGCAGATTATTTAGAGAATAATATAAAGTCACGAAGGATAAGATTTTTCGATtcgtattttcaaataaatcccAATACAGAAGTAGTATTTATAACTGTAGATACTCCATCAGACTCCCTaggaaatgcaaatttaaagaatgtatATAATGCAGTAAGTGAAGTTTCTGAGAGAATTAATCAAGATTGCTTAATAGTGATAAAGTCAACTGTTCCTCCTGGTACTGCagaaaatatacataattatttatctaATAAGGGCTATAACTTTGATTTGGGGGTTAATCCAGAGTTTCTCAAGCAAGGCTCTGCAGTATCAGATTTTTTATACCCAGATAGGATAATAATAGGAGTAAAAACTAAGCTAGCTAGGGCAAAACTAGAAGTTATATATAGACCATTTATAGATAAGAATATTCCGTTAACAGTCACTGATACAGTTACTGCTGAAATGATTAAATATGCTTCTAATGCTTTTCTAGCAACAAAGGTTGCTTTTATCAATGAGATGGCAGGTTTATGTGAGCTATTAGGAGCAGACATTGACCTTTTAGCTAACAGTATGGGAATGGACCATAGAATAGGTAAGGAATTTCTCAAAGCTGGTCCAGGATTTGGAGGATCATGTTTTCCTAAAGATTTATCGGCCTTAATAAGGCTTGCTGAAGATCACAATGTCAAgctacaaattttaaattcagttaaGGAATCTAACTATAATCATATAACAAACATTGCTAAAAAGGTAGAATATGTATTAAATGGagtccaaaataaaaaaatagcgaTATGGGGGCTAACTTTTAAGTCTGGTACTGATGATGTAAGAAATAGCCCAGCTATAGATATTGCAAAATTGTTAGTGAATAACAAGGCTAAAATTACTGCATATGATCCAATGGGGATGGATAATGCTAGGCAAGTTCTAAAGGATATAGAGTACGCAGACAATGCTATAGGGGCTGCAAGGGACGCGGAAGCCTTGTTATTGTTAACGGAGtggaaagaatttaaaaatcaagattttttaatcttaaagGATGCTATGGCTACACCTAATATCTTTGACTTTCGTAACTTGTTAGATAATGAATTGCTACTAGGATATGGCTATAACGTTTATTCCCTgggtaaaaaattatctacaaaGTTTAACTGTTGA